The proteins below come from a single Streptomyces sp. M92 genomic window:
- a CDS encoding aminopeptidase P family protein — protein MTGSAPAAPFTADDYRARMERAARAAADAGLAGLLVAPGPDLVWLTGYAPTAATERLTLLVLAPGRDPVLVVPTLEAPDAEKAAGAPALALRDWTDGKDPYAATAALLDGAGRFGISDNAWAMHLLALQRALPGTSYASLTEALPMLRAVKDAAELALLTAAGAAADAAFEEIRKVRFGGRRESDVAADLADLLRRFGHSQVDFTIVASGPNGANPHHEVGDRVIGDGDMVVLDFGGLKDGYGSDTSRTVHVGEPTDEERRVHDLVREAQEAGFRAVRPGVACQEVDRAARAVIAGAGYGEYFIHRTGHGIGVTTHEPPYMIEGEEQPLVPGMCFSVEPGVYLPGRFGVRIEDIVTVTEDGGRRLNDTTRELVVVD, from the coding sequence ATGACCGGCAGCGCGCCCGCTGCTCCCTTCACCGCCGACGACTACCGGGCCCGCATGGAGCGCGCCGCGCGGGCGGCCGCCGACGCCGGGCTGGCGGGGCTGCTGGTGGCACCGGGACCGGACCTCGTGTGGCTCACCGGGTACGCCCCCACCGCGGCCACCGAACGGCTCACCCTGCTCGTCCTGGCACCCGGCCGCGATCCGGTCCTCGTCGTTCCGACGCTGGAGGCCCCCGACGCCGAGAAGGCCGCCGGAGCGCCCGCCCTGGCCCTGCGCGACTGGACCGACGGCAAGGACCCCTACGCCGCCACCGCGGCCCTCCTCGACGGCGCCGGCCGGTTCGGCATCAGCGACAACGCCTGGGCGATGCACCTGCTGGCCCTCCAGCGGGCACTGCCCGGCACCTCGTACGCCTCGCTCACCGAGGCGCTGCCCATGCTGCGCGCCGTCAAGGACGCGGCCGAGCTGGCACTCCTGACGGCGGCGGGCGCGGCCGCGGACGCCGCCTTCGAGGAGATCCGGAAGGTGCGCTTCGGTGGGCGCCGGGAGTCCGACGTCGCCGCCGACCTCGCGGACCTGCTGCGGCGCTTCGGCCACTCCCAGGTCGACTTCACCATCGTCGCCTCCGGCCCGAACGGCGCCAACCCGCACCACGAAGTCGGCGACCGCGTCATCGGCGACGGCGACATGGTCGTCCTCGACTTCGGCGGCCTGAAGGACGGCTACGGCTCCGACACCTCCCGCACCGTCCACGTGGGCGAGCCCACGGACGAGGAGCGGCGGGTGCACGACCTCGTCCGCGAGGCCCAGGAGGCCGGTTTCCGGGCGGTGCGGCCCGGCGTCGCCTGCCAGGAGGTCGACCGGGCCGCCCGCGCGGTCATCGCCGGCGCCGGGTACGGCGAGTACTTCATCCACCGCACCGGCCACGGCATCGGCGTCACCACGCACGAGCCGCCGTACATGATCGAGGGCGAGGAGCAGCCCCTGGTCCCCGGCATGTGCTTCTCCGTCGAGCCCGGCGTCTACCTCCCCGGCCGGTTCGGGGTACGCATCGAGGACATCGTCACGGTCACCGAGGACGGCGGCCGGCGCCTCAACGACACCACCCGGGAGCTGGTCGTGGTGGACTGA
- a CDS encoding Tat pathway signal sequence domain protein has product MRTRTAPRTRRFLTLTAAVAALTLPAAVPAVAGTAAADTPVLTTGGAGGTPVAVGDVLTASLAGGTAATFHSSATGSSGVSCTSSQFTVEVTDNPTAPGTATETLTAHTFDSSSCTSNVTGVLGVNAITVQNLPYTTTVSSDGAVAVTPPSGSTVRTTVALRTLLGSINCVYEAPGLAGTASNDGNSIAFTDQHFTKVSGSGLCFANGYFTATYAPVTDGTETVYVN; this is encoded by the coding sequence ATGCGTACTCGTACCGCTCCGCGCACCCGTCGATTCCTCACCCTCACCGCAGCCGTCGCCGCGCTGACCCTCCCCGCGGCGGTCCCCGCCGTCGCGGGCACCGCGGCGGCCGACACCCCCGTCCTCACCACCGGCGGGGCCGGCGGCACACCGGTCGCCGTCGGGGACGTCCTCACCGCCTCCCTGGCCGGCGGCACCGCCGCCACGTTCCACTCCAGCGCCACCGGCAGCAGCGGCGTGTCCTGCACGTCCTCGCAGTTCACGGTCGAGGTCACCGACAATCCGACCGCGCCCGGCACGGCCACCGAGACGCTCACCGCCCACACCTTCGACAGCTCCAGCTGCACCAGCAACGTCACCGGCGTCCTCGGCGTCAACGCCATCACGGTCCAGAACCTGCCCTACACCACCACCGTGTCCTCCGACGGCGCCGTCGCCGTCACCCCGCCGAGCGGCTCCACCGTCCGGACCACGGTCGCCCTGCGCACCCTCCTCGGCAGCATCAACTGCGTCTACGAGGCCCCCGGCCTCGCCGGTACCGCGAGCAACGACGGCAACTCGATCGCCTTCACCGACCAGCACTTCACCAAGGTGTCCGGCTCCGGACTCTGCTTCGCCAACGGCTACTTCACCGCCACCTACGCCCCCGTGACCGACGGGACGGAGACGGTCTACGTCAACTGA
- a CDS encoding aminoglycoside phosphotransferase family protein yields the protein MTQAPTPTAETVRRLVRSLLGESAENDVRPAAAGTGPATWWVGTRHVLRLARDREAALRQRRELRLRELVRAHVSVAVPTSVAHGEWAPGLTYTLDAKVPGGPGDEHDVSALGEADLAALLTGLREVPVRQAETIGVPRAAPRSLEALRESAERVGRHLAEADEFDPARPERLTRAATVQLGVQPGAAPVLVHHGLTGEHLLVGADGRVRGVLGWTDAALGDPAEDIAALARSVGSPAAVRAATLAGYGARPCLRGLWLARCDTLVHLADALAGRPSAGEPAPLPVLRTRLRRAWEPILLERVTALREDGTDDGAPA from the coding sequence ATGACCCAGGCACCGACACCCACCGCGGAGACCGTCCGCCGACTGGTCCGTTCCCTGCTGGGCGAGAGCGCGGAGAACGACGTCCGGCCCGCCGCGGCCGGCACCGGGCCCGCCACCTGGTGGGTCGGCACCCGGCACGTACTGCGCCTCGCCCGCGACCGTGAGGCCGCCCTGCGGCAGCGGCGCGAACTGAGGCTGCGGGAGCTCGTCCGGGCCCACGTCTCCGTCGCGGTGCCGACCAGCGTGGCGCACGGCGAGTGGGCGCCGGGGCTGACCTACACGCTGGACGCCAAGGTGCCCGGCGGGCCCGGCGATGAGCACGACGTGTCGGCGCTGGGCGAGGCGGATCTCGCCGCGCTGCTCACCGGCCTGCGCGAGGTGCCGGTTCGCCAGGCCGAGACGATCGGTGTGCCCCGGGCCGCCCCGCGCTCGCTGGAGGCCCTGCGGGAGTCCGCCGAGCGGGTCGGCCGGCACCTCGCCGAGGCCGACGAGTTCGACCCCGCGCGGCCGGAGCGGCTCACCCGCGCGGCGACGGTCCAGCTCGGCGTCCAGCCCGGGGCGGCGCCGGTCCTCGTGCACCACGGGCTGACCGGCGAACACCTCCTCGTCGGTGCCGACGGCCGGGTGCGCGGCGTCCTCGGCTGGACCGACGCGGCACTCGGCGATCCGGCCGAGGACATCGCCGCCCTCGCGCGCTCGGTCGGCTCGCCCGCCGCCGTCCGCGCCGCCACCCTCGCCGGCTACGGAGCGCGGCCCTGCCTGCGCGGCCTGTGGCTGGCCCGCTGCGACACCCTCGTCCACCTCGCCGACGCCCTCGCCGGCCGTCCGTCCGCAGGGGAGCCGGCGCCCCTGCCCGTGCTGCGGACGCGGCTGCGCCGCGCCTGGGAGCCCATCCTCCTGGAACGGGTGACGGCGCTGCGCGAGGACGGCACGGACGACGGCGCGCCGGCCTGA
- the treZ gene encoding malto-oligosyltrehalose trehalohydrolase, whose translation MQFEVWAPEAGRVTLECDGVTRALERDGERPGWWCAEAGARDGSRYGFAVDDGPVLPDPRSRRQPDGPDGLSAVVDHGRYAWRTEWAGRPLPGAVLYELHVGTYTREGTLDAAAGRLGHLAALGVTHVELMPLCPFPGRHGWGYEGVSLWAVHEPYGGPEALKRFVDRAHELGLGVVLDVVHNHLGPSGNYLPAFGPYFTDTHHTPWGAAVNLDAPGSDEVRAFLVESALAWLRDYRIDGLRLDAVHALADTRACHFLEELSTAVDGLAADLERPLFLIAESDLNDPRIITPRAEGGLGVHAQWNDDFHHALHTALTGESQGYYADFAPDPLGALAKTLTRGYFHDGTYSSFRGRCHGRPLDRARVAAHRLTGYSQTHDQVGNRARGDRLASLVSPGLAACAATLTLTAPFTPMLFMGEEWAAGTPWQFFTDHTDPELAEAVRGGRRREFAAHGWKAEDVPDPQDPATRERSCLDWSEPEREPHARVLDWYRRLITLRGEQPDLTDPDLGDTRVAYDGRARWLAFRRGDIRVVVNLGAEPAAIPLGGRPARVLAAWEPVQAPGADGMLRVPGESSVVLVQE comes from the coding sequence GTGCAGTTCGAGGTGTGGGCACCGGAGGCCGGCCGGGTGACGCTGGAGTGCGACGGCGTCACGCGCGCGTTGGAGCGCGACGGGGAGCGGCCGGGGTGGTGGTGCGCCGAGGCCGGGGCGCGGGACGGCTCGCGGTACGGCTTCGCGGTCGACGACGGGCCGGTACTGCCGGACCCGCGCTCGCGCAGGCAGCCGGACGGACCGGACGGGCTCAGCGCGGTCGTCGACCACGGGAGGTACGCGTGGCGCACCGAGTGGGCGGGGCGCCCGCTGCCCGGCGCCGTCCTCTACGAGCTGCACGTGGGCACGTACACGCGCGAGGGCACGCTGGACGCCGCCGCCGGACGGCTCGGCCATCTGGCCGCGCTGGGCGTCACCCACGTGGAGCTGATGCCGCTGTGCCCGTTCCCGGGCCGGCACGGCTGGGGGTACGAGGGTGTCTCGCTGTGGGCGGTGCACGAGCCGTACGGCGGGCCCGAGGCGCTGAAACGGTTCGTCGACCGGGCCCACGAACTGGGTCTCGGCGTGGTCCTCGACGTGGTGCACAACCACCTGGGCCCCTCCGGCAACTACCTGCCCGCCTTCGGCCCGTACTTCACCGACACCCACCACACGCCCTGGGGCGCCGCCGTCAACCTGGACGCACCCGGCTCGGACGAGGTGCGGGCCTTTCTCGTCGAGAGCGCGCTGGCCTGGCTGCGGGACTACCGGATCGACGGGCTGCGCCTGGACGCGGTGCACGCCCTGGCCGACACGCGCGCGTGCCACTTCCTGGAGGAGCTGTCGACGGCGGTGGACGGCCTCGCCGCCGACCTGGAGCGTCCCCTGTTCCTCATCGCCGAGTCCGACCTCAACGACCCGCGGATCATCACCCCGCGCGCGGAGGGCGGTCTCGGCGTGCACGCGCAGTGGAACGACGACTTCCACCACGCCCTGCACACCGCCCTGACCGGGGAGTCGCAGGGCTACTACGCCGACTTCGCGCCCGATCCGCTCGGGGCGCTCGCCAAGACACTGACCCGGGGCTACTTCCACGACGGCACCTACTCCAGTTTCCGTGGCCGCTGCCACGGACGCCCGCTGGACCGGGCCAGGGTCGCCGCGCACCGGCTGACCGGCTACAGCCAGACCCACGACCAGGTGGGCAACCGCGCCCGGGGCGACCGCCTCGCCTCACTGGTCTCCCCCGGCCTGGCCGCCTGCGCGGCCACGCTGACCCTGACGGCGCCGTTCACGCCGATGCTGTTCATGGGCGAGGAGTGGGCGGCGGGCACCCCCTGGCAGTTCTTCACCGACCACACCGACCCGGAGCTCGCCGAGGCGGTGCGGGGCGGCAGGCGGCGGGAGTTCGCCGCGCACGGCTGGAAGGCGGAGGACGTGCCCGACCCGCAGGACCCGGCGACGCGGGAGCGCTCCTGCCTCGACTGGTCCGAGCCGGAACGCGAGCCGCACGCGCGCGTACTGGACTGGTACCGGCGACTGATCACCCTGCGCGGCGAGCAGCCGGACCTGACCGATCCCGACCTCGGCGACACCAGGGTGGCGTACGACGGCCGGGCGCGCTGGCTGGCCTTCCGGCGCGGTGACATCCGGGTGGTCGTCAACCTCGGCGCCGAACCGGCGGCGATTCCGCTGGGCGGCCGGCCCGCGCGGGTGCTCGCCGCGTGGGAGCCGGTTCAGGCACCGGGGGCGGACGGCATGCTGCGGGTGCCGGGGGAGTCGAGCGTGGTGCTCGTGCAGGAGTGA
- a CDS encoding ScbR family autoregulator-binding transcription factor, translating to MARQLRAEQTRATILGAAADLFDRQGYESTTLSEIVVHAGVTKGALYFHFAAKEDLAHAIMELQSRTSRRLATDLDGRGYTSLEALMRLTFGMARLCEEGPVLRAGLRLATGGVPVRPPLPHPFTEWREIASSRLLDAVRQSDVHPDIDVDSVAHTLVCSIVGTRLVSGTLEPDARQPRRLAGMWYLIIRGMVPVTRRARYLTLAARLERETYAA from the coding sequence ATGGCGAGGCAGCTACGCGCCGAGCAGACCCGCGCGACGATTCTCGGGGCCGCCGCCGACCTGTTCGACCGTCAGGGCTACGAATCGACCACCCTGAGCGAGATCGTCGTCCACGCCGGTGTCACCAAGGGGGCCCTGTACTTCCACTTCGCGGCGAAGGAGGACCTCGCCCACGCGATCATGGAATTGCAGTCCAGGACCTCGCGCCGGCTGGCGACGGACCTGGACGGCCGGGGGTACACCTCGCTGGAGGCGCTGATGCGCCTCACGTTCGGCATGGCCCGGCTGTGCGAGGAGGGCCCGGTCCTGCGCGCCGGGCTGCGGCTCGCCACCGGGGGAGTGCCGGTACGCCCGCCGCTGCCGCACCCCTTCACCGAGTGGCGCGAGATAGCCTCGTCCCGCCTGCTGGACGCCGTCCGGCAGTCCGACGTGCACCCCGACATCGACGTCGACTCCGTCGCCCACACCCTCGTCTGCTCCATCGTCGGCACCCGCCTCGTGAGCGGCACCCTCGAACCGGACGCGCGCCAGCCGCGCCGCCTGGCCGGCATGTGGTACCTCATCATCCGGGGCATGGTCCCGGTCACCCGACGCGCGCGCTACCTCACCCTGGCCGCCCGCCTGGAACGCGAGACCTACGCGGCCTGA
- a CDS encoding PDZ domain-containing protein: MEQAALRPKPMPGQDSGAGTTTDGDRPQPGGHRRRRRLTTLLLGVLAAAVLLLAGVGLGTVGATVIGMSKVAELRGQAGATGPGARKQAGSRAAPVQPSAGAHPSASVSPAPARAAATLGVEAVDDEKPGALVVAVHVPGPGYAAGLVRGDVLLAFGETRIDSAADLAEAVAGARPGKAVKVTVRHESGGYQQLTAVPGVVT, from the coding sequence ATGGAACAGGCAGCGTTGCGACCCAAGCCGATGCCCGGTCAGGATTCGGGGGCCGGCACCACGACCGACGGTGACCGGCCCCAGCCCGGCGGACACCGGCGCCGGAGGCGGCTCACCACCCTGCTGCTCGGGGTGCTGGCCGCCGCCGTCCTGCTCCTGGCCGGCGTGGGACTCGGCACGGTGGGCGCCACGGTGATCGGCATGAGCAAAGTCGCCGAACTCCGAGGGCAGGCGGGCGCGACCGGACCCGGAGCGCGGAAGCAGGCGGGGAGCCGGGCCGCCCCGGTGCAGCCGTCGGCCGGCGCGCACCCGTCCGCCTCCGTCTCCCCGGCCCCGGCCCGGGCCGCCGCGACCCTCGGCGTGGAGGCCGTGGACGACGAGAAGCCGGGCGCGCTGGTCGTCGCCGTCCACGTGCCGGGCCCCGGGTACGCGGCCGGACTGGTCAGGGGCGACGTGCTCCTCGCCTTCGGTGAGACCCGTATCGACTCGGCGGCCGATCTCGCCGAGGCCGTGGCCGGTGCCCGGCCGGGCAAGGCGGTCAAGGTCACGGTCCGCCACGAGAGCGGCGGCTACCAGCAGTTGACGGCGGTACCGGGCGTCGTCACCTGA
- the cyc2 gene encoding germacradienol/geosmin synthase Cyc2, translating to MTQQPFELPHFYLPHPARLNRHLDEARSHSTAWAREMGMLEGSGVWDQADLDAHDYGLLCAYTHPDCDGPALSLITDWYVWVFFFDDHFLEKFKRSQDRVGGKAHLDRLPLFMPLDPDTAMPEPENPVEAGLADLWRRTVPAMSADWRRRFAVATEHLLNESLWELSNINEGRIANPVEYIEMRRKVGGAPWSAGLVEYATAEVPAAVAGTRPLRVLMETFSDAVHLRNDLFSYQREVEDEGELSNGVLVLETFFDCTTQEAAELVNDVLTSRLHQFEHTAFTEVPAVALENGLTPAETAAVGAYAKGLQDWQSGGHEWHMRSSRYMNEGARSGAPWESLTGPGTSAADVGALLARAAAERSRPFTHVPFQKVGPSVIPDIRMPYPLELSPALEGARQHLFEWSQAIGFLSEGVWDEDKLASCDLPLCAAGLDPDATQEQLNLASGWLAFGTYGDDYYPLVYGHRRDLAAARLTTARLSACMPLDGEPVPPPANAMERSLIDLWARTTAGMTPEERRPLKDAVDTMTEAWVWELANQIQNRVPDPVDYLEMRRATFGSDLTLGLCRAGHGPAVPPDVYRSGPVRSLENAAIDYACLLNDVFSYQKEIEYEGEIHNAVLVVQNFFGVGYPAALRVVQDLMNQRMRQFEHVVAHELPVVYDDFQLSDEAREIMRGYVTDLQNWMAGILNWHRNVPRYKAEYLAGRTHGFLPDRVPAVPVPRSSPVLTP from the coding sequence ATGACGCAACAGCCCTTCGAACTCCCGCACTTCTACCTGCCGCATCCCGCGCGGCTGAACCGGCATCTCGACGAGGCCCGTTCCCACTCGACCGCGTGGGCGCGCGAGATGGGCATGCTGGAGGGCTCCGGGGTCTGGGACCAGGCCGACCTCGACGCACACGACTACGGCCTGCTCTGCGCCTACACCCACCCCGACTGCGACGGACCCGCGCTCTCCCTGATCACCGACTGGTACGTGTGGGTCTTCTTCTTCGACGACCACTTCCTGGAAAAGTTCAAGCGCAGCCAGGACCGCGTCGGCGGCAAGGCCCACCTGGACCGGCTGCCCCTGTTCATGCCCCTCGACCCGGACACGGCGATGCCCGAGCCGGAGAACCCGGTCGAGGCCGGCCTCGCGGACCTGTGGAGGCGCACGGTGCCGGCCATGTCGGCCGACTGGCGCCGCCGCTTCGCCGTGGCCACCGAGCACCTGCTCAACGAGTCCCTGTGGGAGCTGTCCAACATCAACGAGGGGCGGATCGCCAACCCCGTCGAGTACATCGAGATGCGCCGCAAGGTCGGCGGCGCCCCCTGGTCGGCCGGGCTCGTGGAGTACGCGACCGCCGAGGTGCCCGCCGCCGTCGCGGGCACCCGGCCGCTCAGGGTGCTCATGGAGACCTTCTCCGACGCGGTGCACCTGCGCAACGACCTCTTCTCCTACCAGCGGGAGGTCGAGGACGAGGGCGAGCTGAGCAACGGTGTGCTGGTGCTGGAGACCTTCTTCGACTGCACCACCCAGGAGGCCGCCGAGCTGGTCAACGACGTCCTCACCTCCCGGCTGCACCAGTTCGAGCACACGGCGTTCACCGAAGTGCCCGCCGTGGCCCTGGAGAACGGGCTGACCCCCGCCGAGACCGCCGCCGTCGGGGCGTACGCGAAGGGCCTCCAGGACTGGCAGTCGGGCGGCCACGAATGGCACATGCGCTCCAGCCGGTACATGAACGAGGGTGCCCGGTCCGGCGCACCCTGGGAGTCGCTCACCGGCCCCGGCACCTCCGCCGCGGACGTCGGCGCGCTGCTCGCCCGGGCCGCCGCCGAGCGGTCCCGCCCCTTCACCCACGTGCCCTTCCAGAAGGTCGGCCCGTCGGTCATCCCCGACATCCGCATGCCGTACCCGCTGGAGCTGAGCCCCGCCCTGGAGGGCGCCCGGCAGCATCTGTTCGAGTGGTCGCAGGCGATCGGCTTCCTCAGCGAGGGCGTATGGGACGAGGACAAGCTCGCCAGCTGCGACCTCCCGCTGTGTGCGGCCGGCCTCGACCCGGACGCCACCCAGGAGCAGTTGAACCTCGCCTCCGGCTGGCTCGCCTTCGGCACCTACGGCGACGACTACTACCCGCTGGTGTACGGCCACCGGCGCGACCTGGCCGCCGCCCGGCTGACCACCGCCCGCCTGTCCGCCTGCATGCCCCTCGACGGTGAGCCGGTCCCGCCGCCGGCCAACGCCATGGAACGCTCCCTGATCGACCTGTGGGCCCGCACGACGGCCGGCATGACGCCCGAGGAGCGGCGCCCCCTGAAGGACGCCGTCGACACCATGACCGAGGCCTGGGTGTGGGAGCTCGCCAACCAGATCCAGAACCGCGTCCCCGACCCGGTGGACTACCTGGAGATGCGGCGCGCCACCTTCGGCTCCGACCTGACCCTCGGCCTGTGCCGCGCCGGACACGGACCGGCCGTCCCGCCCGACGTCTACCGCAGTGGGCCCGTGCGCTCCCTGGAGAACGCGGCGATCGACTACGCCTGCCTCCTCAACGACGTCTTCTCGTACCAGAAGGAGATCGAGTACGAGGGCGAGATCCACAACGCGGTCCTGGTCGTGCAGAACTTCTTCGGCGTCGGCTACCCGGCCGCCCTCCGCGTCGTCCAGGACCTGATGAACCAGCGCATGCGGCAGTTCGAGCACGTGGTCGCCCACGAACTGCCCGTCGTCTACGACGACTTCCAGCTGTCCGACGAGGCGCGGGAGATCATGCGGGGCTATGTGACCGACCTGCAGAACTGGATGGCGGGCATCCTCAACTGGCACCGCAACGTTCCGCGCTACAAGGCCGAATACCTGGCCGGCCGCACCCACGGCTTCCTCCCGGACCGCGTACCTGCCGTGCCCGTCCCCAGGAGCAGCCCAGTCCTCACCCCCTGA
- a CDS encoding damage-control phosphatase ARMT1 family protein, with amino-acid sequence MPDTPAESAPVIRGDEPGSFPHGVLAERHPAVIGQVREGFPYGPGQRRALDALLASCADGVVEPLPAGAGAVDHDRWAGWGMGEYAGRSWFDVPWLWAESHFYRRLLDAVGYFDPGPWQGIDPFRPAKLAELDAPETDAELAALDGLDGLSADERDRALLHGSLWGNRADLGFRLSESGTGAEDGAAALVADDGDALWSLLPATRTGARGPATLCLVADNAGRELVPDLLLVAHLLAEGRVDRAVLHVKPYPYYVSDATHADVLDALRRLVAAGPAAAAYGDRLWAALADGRVTVRAHPFSCAPLPYSDAPADLREEFAAATVTVFKGDLNYRRLVGDRRWPATTPFADVTAYFPGPVAALRTLKSDVITGLTAKTEEALDASGARRWRTSGTHALIQVRP; translated from the coding sequence ATGCCCGACACCCCTGCCGAGTCCGCCCCCGTCATCCGCGGTGACGAGCCCGGTTCCTTCCCGCACGGTGTGCTGGCCGAGCGGCACCCGGCCGTCATCGGGCAGGTCCGCGAGGGGTTCCCCTACGGCCCCGGACAGCGGCGCGCCCTCGACGCGCTGCTCGCGAGCTGCGCCGACGGCGTCGTCGAACCGCTGCCCGCCGGTGCCGGGGCCGTCGACCACGACCGCTGGGCCGGCTGGGGCATGGGCGAGTACGCCGGCCGCTCCTGGTTCGACGTGCCCTGGCTGTGGGCCGAGAGCCACTTCTACCGCAGGCTCCTCGACGCCGTCGGCTACTTCGACCCCGGCCCCTGGCAGGGCATCGACCCCTTCCGGCCCGCCAAGCTCGCCGAGCTCGACGCCCCCGAGACCGACGCGGAACTGGCCGCGCTCGACGGCCTCGACGGGCTGTCCGCCGACGAGCGGGACCGGGCGCTGCTGCACGGCTCGCTCTGGGGCAACCGCGCGGACCTCGGCTTCCGCCTCTCCGAGAGCGGCACCGGCGCCGAGGACGGGGCGGCGGCGCTCGTCGCCGACGACGGCGACGCGCTCTGGTCCCTGCTCCCGGCGACGCGCACCGGCGCCCGCGGTCCGGCCACCCTCTGCCTCGTCGCCGACAACGCCGGCCGGGAACTCGTCCCCGACCTGCTCCTCGTCGCGCACCTCCTCGCCGAGGGCCGCGTCGACCGGGCGGTCCTGCACGTCAAGCCGTACCCGTACTACGTCTCCGACGCCACCCACGCCGACGTGCTCGACGCGCTGCGGCGGCTCGTCGCGGCCGGCCCAGCGGCGGCCGCGTACGGCGACCGGCTGTGGGCCGCGCTGGCCGACGGCCGCGTCACGGTCCGCGCCCACCCCTTCTCCTGCGCCCCGCTGCCGTACTCCGACGCGCCCGCGGACCTGCGCGAGGAGTTCGCCGCGGCCACGGTCACCGTGTTCAAGGGCGACTTGAACTACCGTCGCCTGGTGGGCGACCGCCGGTGGCCGGCGACCACCCCCTTCGCGGACGTCACCGCGTACTTCCCGGGTCCGGTCGCCGCCCTGCGCACCCTCAAGTCGGACGTGATCACGGGCCTGACCGCGAAGACCGAGGAGGCGCTCGACGCGAGCGGGGCAAGGCGCTGGAGGACGAGCGGGACGCACGCGTTGATCCAGGTACGGCCCTGA
- a CDS encoding DUF1707 and FHA domain-containing protein: MTSSFEFNTYPARLSDAERDKALRVLRDGVAMGRLSHDTFIRRMELALAARRPDELAVLTADLHSEGRMARLVFGTVEAVSGFGVRLRRAWQAERLPKLLLPHSGAGHPLRIGRDPANGLRLTHETVSRVHAELSRQGGMWVLRDLGSTNGTTVNGRRVISAAVVREGDQIGFGQMAFRLAVD, from the coding sequence GTGACGTCGTCCTTCGAGTTCAACACGTATCCCGCGCGGTTGTCCGACGCGGAGCGCGACAAGGCGCTGCGGGTGCTCCGGGACGGCGTCGCGATGGGGCGCCTGTCGCACGACACGTTCATCCGCAGGATGGAACTGGCGCTCGCCGCCCGGCGCCCGGACGAGCTGGCCGTGCTCACCGCCGACCTGCACTCCGAGGGCCGGATGGCGCGGCTGGTGTTCGGCACCGTCGAGGCGGTGTCCGGATTCGGCGTACGGCTGCGCAGGGCCTGGCAGGCCGAGCGGCTGCCCAAGCTGCTGCTGCCGCACTCCGGCGCTGGTCATCCGCTGCGCATAGGGCGCGACCCGGCGAACGGGCTGCGGCTGACCCACGAGACGGTCTCCCGGGTGCACGCCGAACTGAGCCGCCAGGGCGGCATGTGGGTGCTGCGCGACCTCGGCTCCACCAACGGCACCACGGTCAACGGGCGGCGGGTCATCAGCGCGGCCGTCGTCCGCGAGGGCGACCAGATCGGTTTCGGGCAGATGGCCTTCCGCCTCGCGGTCGACTGA
- a CDS encoding metallophosphoesterase, whose product MLVLAHISDLHLDGSARATARAERVRDRLWELPGRVDALLVTGDIADHGTEAEYEEAARILGLRDGDAPFPVLTCPGNHDSRAPYRKALLARPAADGPVNGAHVFDGGAVLMCDSSVPGSDEGELDEETYGWIESALDGLGGDRPVVLAFHHPPAPLHHPLPDSYPLRRPERLAALLERRPEVAGLITGHAHTPAATVFAGRPLMVGPGVTWTLRLPWEGDEIADRDAPVGLAYHVLDDTGRLTSHFRTVA is encoded by the coding sequence GTGCTCGTACTCGCGCACATCAGCGACCTGCACCTCGACGGGAGCGCGCGGGCCACCGCGCGCGCCGAGCGGGTGCGCGACCGGCTGTGGGAACTGCCGGGGCGGGTGGACGCCCTGCTCGTGACCGGGGACATCGCGGACCACGGCACGGAGGCGGAGTACGAGGAGGCCGCCCGCATCCTCGGGCTGCGGGACGGCGACGCGCCGTTTCCCGTGCTCACCTGCCCCGGCAACCACGACAGCCGCGCGCCCTACCGCAAGGCCCTGCTGGCCCGGCCCGCCGCCGACGGTCCGGTCAACGGCGCGCACGTCTTCGACGGTGGTGCGGTGCTGATGTGCGACTCGAGCGTCCCGGGCAGTGACGAGGGGGAGCTGGACGAGGAGACGTACGGCTGGATCGAGTCCGCCCTCGACGGACTCGGCGGCGACCGCCCGGTCGTCCTCGCCTTCCACCACCCGCCCGCGCCCCTGCACCACCCCCTGCCGGACTCCTACCCCTTGCGCCGTCCCGAGCGCCTCGCGGCGCTGCTGGAACGCCGCCCGGAGGTGGCCGGCCTGATCACGGGGCACGCCCACACGCCCGCCGCGACGGTGTTCGCCGGGCGGCCCCTGATGGTCGGGCCCGGGGTGACGTGGACCCTGCGGCTGCCCTGGGAGGGCGACGAGATCGCGGACCGGGACGCTCCGGTCGGGCTGGCCTACCACGTGCTGGACGACACCGGGCGGCTCACCAGCCACTTCCGTACGGTCGCGTGA